A stretch of DNA from Nocardioides sp. Arc9.136:
CAAGCGCCGCCGGACCACTGTCGGTGCCCTGAGCGAGGATGGACGCATGCCCGAGGCACCCGATCCGCTGGCACGGTTCAGCGACGCGACCCGCACCTGGTTCGGTGCGGCGTTCGCCGCGCCCACGCCGGCGCAGGCGGGGGCCTGGGAGGCGATCGGCGCGGGCCGCCACGCGCTGGTCGTGGCACCGACCGGGTCCGGCAAGACGCTCTCGGCGTTCCTCTGGTCGCTCGACCGGCTGCTCAGCGGGCCGCGCCCGGACGACAAGCAGAAGCGGTGCCGCGTCCTCTACGTCTCCCCGCTCAAGGCGCTCGCCGTCGACGTCGAGCGCAACCTGCGCACGCCGCTGATCGGCATCCGCCAGACCGCCGACCGGCTCGGGACGCAGGTCCCCGAGGTCACCGTGGGCGTCCGCTCGGGCGACACCCCGGCCGCCGACCGGCGCAAGCTGGTCACGAACCCGCCCGACATCATGATCACGACGCCGGAGTCGCTGTTCCTGATGCTCACCTCCCAGGCCCGGGAGTCGCTGCGCGGGGTGGAGACCGTCATCGTCGACGAGGTCCACGCGGTCGCGGGCACCAAGCGCGGCGCGCACCTCGCGCTCACCCTCGAGCGGCTCGACGCGCTCCTCGACCGGCCGGCGCAGCGCGTCGGGCTGTCCGCGACCGTCCGACCGCTCGAGGAGGTCGCCCGGTTCCTCGGCGGCTCCGCGCCCGTCGAGATCGTCTCGCCGCCGTCGGCCAAGGAGTGGGACCTCCGGGTCGTGGTCCCGGTCGAGGACATGACCGCTCCCGAGCAGTACGACGAGGACTCCGAGGACCCCGGCCGCGCGCAGTCGATCTGGCCGCACGTGGAGGAGCGGGTGGTCGACCTGATCGAGCAGCACCGCTCGACGATCGTCTTCGCCAACTCCCGCCGCCTCGCCGAGCGGTTGACCGCCCGGCTCAACGAGATCGCCACCGAGCGCGCCGCTCCACCGCCGGAGGCGCTCGAGCGGCAGACCGGGGGCGGACCGACCGGCCCGCCCGCCCAGGTGATGGCCCAGTCCGGCTCCTCCCGGCCGGTCTCGGCCGACGACCCGTACGCCACGGTCGTGGCCAAGGCCCACCACGGCTCGGTCTCCAAGGACCAGCGGGCGCTGATCGAGGACGACCTCAAGCGCGGACGGATCCCCGCCGTGGTCGCGACGAGCAGCCTCGAGCTCGGCATCGACATGGGCGCGGTCGACCTCGTCGTGCAGATCGAGTCGCCGCCCAGCGTGGCCAGCGCCCTGCAGCGGGTCGGCCGCGCCGGGCACCAGGTCGGCGAGGTCTCCCGCGGCGTGCTGTTCCCCAAGCACCGGGGCGACCTGGCCCAGACCGCGGTGGCCGTCGAGCGGATGCGCACCGGCGCGATCGAGTCGCTGCGCGTGCCGGCGAACCCCCTCGACGTCCTGGCCCAGCAGGTCGTCGCGGCGACCGCGATGGAGCCGTGGCAGGTCGACGAGCTCTTCGAGCTGGTCCGGCGCACCGCCCCGTTCGCGCAGCTGCCGCGCTCGGCGTACGAGGCGGTGCTGGACCTGCTGTCGGGCCGCTACCCCTCCGACGAGTTCGCCGAGCTGCGCCCGCGCATCGTGTGGGACCGCGTCACCGGCACGCTCACCGGCCGTCCCGGCGCCCAGCGGCTGGCCGTGACCAGTGGCGGGACGATCCCGGACCGCGGTCTCTTCGGGGTCTTCCTCGTCGGCGGCGAGGGCCCCGGCAAGCGGGTCGGCGAGCTCGACGAGGAGATGGTCTACGAGTCGCGCGTCGGCGACATCTTCGCGCTCGGCGCGACGAGCTGGCGGATCGAGGACATCACCCACGACCGGGTGCTGGTGACCCCGGCGCCGGGCATCCCGGGGCGCCTGCCGTTCTGGAAGGGCGACGCCCCCGGCCGTCCCGCCGAGCTCGGCGCCGCGATCGGAGCCTTCACCCGCGAGCTCGGCTCGCTCCCGCCGGCGAAGGCGGAGCAGGTGGCCCGCGACCGCGGCCTCGACGAGTACGCCGCCGGCAACCTGGTGACCTACCTCCACGAGCAGCTCGAGGCGACCAACACGCTGCCGAGCGACCGGACCATGGTGGTCGAGCGCTTCCGCGACGAGCTCGGCGACTGGCGGCTGGTCCTGCACTCCCCCTTCGGCATCCCGGTGCACGCCCCGTGGGCGCTGGCGATCAACGCGCGGCTGCGCGAGCGGTACGGCGTGGACGGCCAGGCGGTCGCCTCCGACGACGGCATCGTCATCCGGATCCCCGACACCGACGCCGACCCTCCGGGTGGCGACGTCGTGGTCTTCGAGGCCGAGGAGATCGAGGACCTGGTCACCACGGAGGTGGGCGGCTCCGCGCTGTTCGCCTCGCGCTTCCGCGAGTGCGCCGCGCGGGCGCTGCTGCTCCCCCGCCGGGACCCGGGCCGCCGTTCCCCGCTGTGGCAGCAGCGGCAGCGGTCCGCCGCCCTGCTCGAGGTCGCCTCGAAGTACCCCTCCTTCCCGATCGTCCTCGAGGCCGTGCGCGAGTGCCTCCAGGACGTCTACGACCTGCCGTCCCTGGTGGCGCTCATGCGCAGCGTCGACCGGCGCGAGGTGCAGGTGGTCGACGTCTCGACGCACGCGCCGTCGCCGTTCGCGCGAAGCCTGCTCTTCGGGTACGTCGCGCAGTTCATGTACGAGGGCGACTCCCCGATCGCCGAGCGGCGGGCGGCCGCCCTCTCCCTGGACCAGGGGCTGCTCGCGGAGCTGCTCGGTCGCGCGGAGCTGCGCGAGCTGCTCGACCCCGACGTGCTGGCCGAGGTGGAGGCCGAGCTCCAGCGCGTCCACCCCGACCGCCGCGCCCGCGACGCCGAGGGGGTGGCCGACCTGCTGCGCGGGCTCGGCCCGCTCAGCACGGCCGAGGTCGCCGAGCGCTGCGTCGACGGCGCCGACGTCACCGCCTGGCTCGGTGCGCTCGCGGACTCCCGGCGGACCACCCAGGTGCGCATGGCCGGTGAGGAGCGCTGGTCCTCGATCGAGGACGTCGGTCGGCTGCGCGACGGCCTCGGCGTGGCGGTGCCGCCCGGGACCCCCTCGGCGTTCACCGAGCCGGTCGAGGACCCCCTCGCCGACCTCGTCTCCCGCTACGCCCGCACGCACGGCCCGTTCACGACCGAGCAGTGCGCCGACCGGCTCGGCCTCGGGCAGGCCGTCGTCCGGCACACCCTGCAGCGGCTGGCCGGCCAGGGCCGCGTCCTCGACGGTGAGTTCCGTCCCTCCGGGTCCGGGTCGGAGTGGTGCGACGCCGAGGTGCTGCGCCGGCTGCGCCGCCGCTCGCTCGCGCGGCTGCGCAAGGAGGTCGAGCCGGTCGAGCCGGCCGCCCTCGGCCGCTTCCTCACCGCGTGGCAGCACGTGGACACCGGGTCCGGCCGGGGCCCGCGCGGCGTCGACGGCGTCCTGACCGTCATCGAGCAGCTGGCCGGCTGCCCGGTGCCGGCCTCGGCGCTGGAGCCGCTGGTGCTCTCTGCCCGGGTCCGCGACTACGAGTCCTCCTACCTCGACGAGCTCACCGCGTCCGGGGAGGTGCTGTGGGCCGGCCACGGCGCACTCCCGGGCTCCGACGGATGGATCTCGCTGCACCTGGCCGACTCCGCCCACCTGACCCTGCCCGAGCACGAGCCGTTCGAGCACTCCGAGCTGCACCAGGCGCTCCTCGACGCGCTCGCCCCCGGCGGCGCGTACTTCTTCCGCCAGCTCGCCGACACCGTCACCGCGTCGGTCGGCAGCACCCCGGACCCGGCGGTGTCGGCGGCGCTGTGGGACCTGGTCTGGGCCGGCCGGATCAGCAACGACACGCTGACCCCGGTGCGCGCGCTGGTGCGCGGCGGGTCGGCCAGCCACCGGACCAAGCGCTCGGCGCCCCGCGTGCGGATGTCCCAGACCACCCGCGGCCGGATGCCGGCCCGGACCGGCCCCCCGGAGACCGCCGGTCGCTGGGCGGTCCTCCCCGAGATCGACGACGACCCCACCCGGCGTGCGCACGCCACCGCCGAGCGGCTCCTGGACCGGCACGGCGTGGTCATCCGCGGAGCGGTCGTGAGCGAGCGGATCCCGGGCGGCTTCGCGGCGGCGTACAAGGTGCTGTCGGTCTTCGAGGACTCCGGCCGCTGCCGGCGCGGCTACTTCGTCGACGGCCTGGGCGCCGCACAGTTCGGCACCTCGGGGGCGATCGACCGCCTCCGGACCTTCTCCGAGCTCCCGCCCGACGCCAAGCCGGTGGCGGTCGCACTGGCCGCGACGGACCCGGCGAACCCGTACGGCGCCGCGCTGCCCTGGCCCGAGCGCGTGGTCGACAGCGACGCCGCCGACGGGAGGACCGCCGCCGGCCACCGGCCGGGCCGCAAGGCCGGCGCGATGGTGGTGCTCGTCGACGGCGTGCTGACGATGTACGTCGAGCGGGGCGGCCGCACGCTGCTGACCTGGACCGACGAGGAGGACCGGCTCACGCCGGCCGCGCAGGCGCTTGCCGAGGCCGCGCGGCGGGGCTCGCTCGGCCGGCTGACCGTCGAGCGCGCCGACGGCGAGCAGCTGCTCGGCTCGGGCTCCACGCCGCTGCGCGAGGCGCTGACCGCGGCCGGGTTCGTCTCGACGCCCAAGGGGCTACGGCTACGGGGCGCCGGTGCCTGAGGGCGACACCGTCTACCGCGCCGCCCGGCTGCTGGACCGCAGCCTGTCGGGCCACCGGCTGCTCCGGACCGACTTCCGGGTGCCGCAGCACGCGACGGTCGACCTCGCCGGGTCGACGGTCGTGCGCACCGTCTCGCGGGGCAAGCACCTGCTCACCCGGATCGACGGCGACCAGGGCAGCTGGACGCTGCACACCCACCTGAAGATGGAGGGTGCCTGGCGGGTCCACAAGCCGGGCGAGGGGTGGAAGCGGCCGGCCCACCAGGCCCGCGTCGTGCTGACGACCGACGACCGGGTGGCGGTGGGCTTCTCGCTCGGCATCGTCGAGCTCGTGCCCACCGCCGAGGAGGACTCCGTGGTCGGGCACGTGGGGCCCGACCTGCTCGGCCCGGACTGGGACGAGGAGGAGGCGCTGCGGCGGCTGCGGGCCGAGCCGGAGCGCCCGCTCGGCGAGGCGCTGCTCGACCAGCGCAACCTGGCCGGCATCGGCAACATGTACATGGCCGAGCTGTGCTTCGTCTCGGGCGTGCACCCGCGTGACCCGGTCGGCTCGGTGGCCAACCTCCCGCGACTGGTGCGCCGCGGGAAGCAGATGCTCGAGCTCAACAAGGAGCGAGCGGTCCAGTCCACCACCGGCGACCTGCGCGAGCGGATGTGGGTCTACCGGCGCGACAGGTCACCGTGCCGGCGGTGCCGCACGCCCATCGCGGTGGCGATGACCGGGCCCGCCGGGCGCGAGCGCGCGGCGTACTGGTGCCCGAGCTGCCAGCCGGAGCGGTCGCAGGACTGAGCCGCGGTCGAGCCGGGGACCGTCAGGCGGCGGAGGCGACGACCTCGCCGGCGCTGCGGTGGGCGGCGACCTTGCTGGCGGTGATCGGGATGGGGGCCAGCGCGGCCTCCTCGACGGCGACCGCGTGCGAGACGTCGCGCAGGACGTCGCTCAGCGGCACGTCGAGCGCCCCGCAGAGCGAGGCGAGCAGCTCGGAGGAGGCTTCCTTCTGGCCGCGCTCGATCTCAGAGATGTACCCGAGGCTCACCCGGGCCTCGGCCGACACCTGCCGCAGGGTCATCCCGCGCTGCATCCTGTGCTCGCGGAGCACGTCGCCGAGCAGCCGACGAAACAGCACCATGCGGGTTCCCCTTCCTGGTCGGTTGGTCAACGCTACCCGATCGCGGTTTCTTCCGTGCCCAGCATGTCCTCGAGCGCCGACAGTGCCTGCTGCACCGTCAGGTCCTGGATCGTGACGCGGTCGCCGCCGAGCTCGAGCTCGACGGCCTCGAGCAGCCCGGGGCCGGAGAGGCCGACGAAGACGGTGCCCGCCGGCTTGCCCTCCTGCTCGCCCGGTCCGGCGACGCCGGTGGTCGACACGCCGTACGTCGCGCCGGTCAGCTTGCGGACGCCGACCGCCATCGCGCGGGCGCACTCGGCCGAGACGACGCCGTGCTCCTCGATGACCTCGTCGGACACCTCGAGCAGGCTGTGCTTGAGCTCGGTGGCGTAGGTGACCACGCCGCCGAGGAACGTCTCGGACGCGCCCGGCGTCTCGGTGAGCTTCACCGCCAGCCGGCCACCGGTCAGCGACTCGGCCGAGGAGATCGTG
This window harbors:
- a CDS encoding ATP-dependent helicase — encoded protein: MPEAPDPLARFSDATRTWFGAAFAAPTPAQAGAWEAIGAGRHALVVAPTGSGKTLSAFLWSLDRLLSGPRPDDKQKRCRVLYVSPLKALAVDVERNLRTPLIGIRQTADRLGTQVPEVTVGVRSGDTPAADRRKLVTNPPDIMITTPESLFLMLTSQARESLRGVETVIVDEVHAVAGTKRGAHLALTLERLDALLDRPAQRVGLSATVRPLEEVARFLGGSAPVEIVSPPSAKEWDLRVVVPVEDMTAPEQYDEDSEDPGRAQSIWPHVEERVVDLIEQHRSTIVFANSRRLAERLTARLNEIATERAAPPPEALERQTGGGPTGPPAQVMAQSGSSRPVSADDPYATVVAKAHHGSVSKDQRALIEDDLKRGRIPAVVATSSLELGIDMGAVDLVVQIESPPSVASALQRVGRAGHQVGEVSRGVLFPKHRGDLAQTAVAVERMRTGAIESLRVPANPLDVLAQQVVAATAMEPWQVDELFELVRRTAPFAQLPRSAYEAVLDLLSGRYPSDEFAELRPRIVWDRVTGTLTGRPGAQRLAVTSGGTIPDRGLFGVFLVGGEGPGKRVGELDEEMVYESRVGDIFALGATSWRIEDITHDRVLVTPAPGIPGRLPFWKGDAPGRPAELGAAIGAFTRELGSLPPAKAEQVARDRGLDEYAAGNLVTYLHEQLEATNTLPSDRTMVVERFRDELGDWRLVLHSPFGIPVHAPWALAINARLRERYGVDGQAVASDDGIVIRIPDTDADPPGGDVVVFEAEEIEDLVTTEVGGSALFASRFRECAARALLLPRRDPGRRSPLWQQRQRSAALLEVASKYPSFPIVLEAVRECLQDVYDLPSLVALMRSVDRREVQVVDVSTHAPSPFARSLLFGYVAQFMYEGDSPIAERRAAALSLDQGLLAELLGRAELRELLDPDVLAEVEAELQRVHPDRRARDAEGVADLLRGLGPLSTAEVAERCVDGADVTAWLGALADSRRTTQVRMAGEERWSSIEDVGRLRDGLGVAVPPGTPSAFTEPVEDPLADLVSRYARTHGPFTTEQCADRLGLGQAVVRHTLQRLAGQGRVLDGEFRPSGSGSEWCDAEVLRRLRRRSLARLRKEVEPVEPAALGRFLTAWQHVDTGSGRGPRGVDGVLTVIEQLAGCPVPASALEPLVLSARVRDYESSYLDELTASGEVLWAGHGALPGSDGWISLHLADSAHLTLPEHEPFEHSELHQALLDALAPGGAYFFRQLADTVTASVGSTPDPAVSAALWDLVWAGRISNDTLTPVRALVRGGSASHRTKRSAPRVRMSQTTRGRMPARTGPPETAGRWAVLPEIDDDPTRRAHATAERLLDRHGVVIRGAVVSERIPGGFAAAYKVLSVFEDSGRCRRGYFVDGLGAAQFGTSGAIDRLRTFSELPPDAKPVAVALAATDPANPYGAALPWPERVVDSDAADGRTAAGHRPGRKAGAMVVLVDGVLTMYVERGGRTLLTWTDEEDRLTPAAQALAEAARRGSLGRLTVERADGEQLLGSGSTPLREALTAAGFVSTPKGLRLRGAGA
- a CDS encoding DNA-formamidopyrimidine glycosylase family protein, giving the protein MPEGDTVYRAARLLDRSLSGHRLLRTDFRVPQHATVDLAGSTVVRTVSRGKHLLTRIDGDQGSWTLHTHLKMEGAWRVHKPGEGWKRPAHQARVVLTTDDRVAVGFSLGIVELVPTAEEDSVVGHVGPDLLGPDWDEEEALRRLRAEPERPLGEALLDQRNLAGIGNMYMAELCFVSGVHPRDPVGSVANLPRLVRRGKQMLELNKERAVQSTTGDLRERMWVYRRDRSPCRRCRTPIAVAMTGPAGRERAAYWCPSCQPERSQD
- a CDS encoding helix-turn-helix domain-containing protein, with the translated sequence MVLFRRLLGDVLREHRMQRGMTLRQVSAEARVSLGYISEIERGQKEASSELLASLCGALDVPLSDVLRDVSHAVAVEEAALAPIPITASKVAAHRSAGEVVASAA
- a CDS encoding CinA family protein yields the protein MIDVAARVHLLLRASGHTISSAESLTGGRLAVKLTETPGASETFLGGVVTYATELKHSLLEVSDEVIEEHGVVSAECARAMAVGVRKLTGATYGVSTTGVAGPGEQEGKPAGTVFVGLSGPGLLEAVELELGGDRVTIQDLTVQQALSALEDMLGTEETAIG